The segment TActtcttaaaaattgaattaaaatttttgtagaGAAACATCCAAAATCGAAGGTATTTTGAGCTTTGGGAAATTACGTATTATCGGCGAATGTTTCAATGCataatattttcccatttagTCAATTCATCGATGAAACATCAGCGTGAATGTTTCATGAACACCTAATTGAATTGTAATGtcatccttttaatttttttttggcaaatctTTCTCGAGTTTTAGagtagaatattttcttcattgacGCAGTTGTCAAAACTCATCGACGAAATATAAGCGGTAAATGTTTCACGCGtttaaaaagacaaaaatagaATAGCAACGTTatacttttattgattttacttACAAATAAAACTAAAGATATTTTAACGACAGTTTCAAAgcaaatatttcatatttttttcaaaattcatcgATGAAACATCAGCGTGAATGCTTTATAAATACCAAATTGCATTGTTAGCAAATCTTTCTCGGAATTTCCATATGATTTTACTTTTACAAATAAAGATGCATTTTCAGagttataatatttttttattgacgCAGTTGTCAAAAAACTCATCGACGAAATATCAGCGGTAATATTTCACGCGTTTAAAAGAATCGCAAAAACAGAATCGCAGcgttattctttttattttagggTAAAAGTTAATCAgcttttttagtaaattttacttacataaaattaaagatatttaAGCGAAAGTTTCAACtcataatattttccatttagtCAAAACTTATCGATGAAACGTCAGTGGGAATCTTTGAATTTCTAGACAAATTAACGGCTTTTTCCAACTAATTTTacttacaattaaaaaaaataaagttttcttagcaaaattttcaaagtataatatttctttctacAGTCACAGCGTTTGTCCAAACTCATCGACAAAACATTTGCGTTAATATTTCATTATGtttaaagagacaaaaacaAAATCGCGACgttattcttttcattttaggGTAAATCTCTTCCGGTTTTTTCAGCTAATTTTacttacaaataaaaataaagatgttttagcaaaaatttcaaagcagAATATTTCCGATTTAGACAAAATTGATCGATGAAACATTAACGTGAATATTTCACAAACAAAAAGCAGAATAGTGTTGTAaatctttaaactttttgGGGGAATCTTTACTGGGTTTTCCAACGGATTTTACTAGAAAATTGTAagtttatttgattatttcttcatatttttacaatttctttaaaaattacgCGTTTTTTGCAACGAATAATCAGGAAAAACGATCTAATCTTAGGTTTAAGAACATTCCTTGCTGCAAAATGATTTACACAGAAACTACAACATGATGGATGCGACAGACACCCCTTCCTGACTTGATTATAAAGGTTCTAAACCACGTATTCAAGGCTTAGTCCCTCTCCAACCCCTACAGCTGAATGACATGTAAAAAGGACAATAGGATAAAGCAATGTGATGATTGTTTTATATGTACACATGTAGCATTTTTTGCGCTAAagattctctttaaaaaaaaagtttgaaaataaaatcccatGATACcatcttttaacttttttttttagcggTTTTAGacaaatgaaaacatttttttttaacaaatggaagaaacaaagaagaaaaaatatatcaacttaaagaaaaacaattaaaaaaaaagaggaaagaGTAATTGATCTATTACAGTCAAGAAATCCTTTACCTGCTGCTGGCCAAATAAAAGTTGCCGCGTGGCCGAATTGCGGATAACAATAACAGATTCAGTTTTCTCCCGTCTTGGACGGAGAAAATCTAAAGGTCTTGATGGTGTTTTCGTGCTTGTCTTGGCATCTTTGGTGGTGGAAGCTGGCGATGATTCACGGTAGTCCGTGAGAATTGGTTCAGCCCCCACTTTTGGGCGTCTCTGGAAGATTCCACTTGAACGTTGAACAATATTTGGATCACTGGGGCTCTGCCCTGTGGCAGCACGTTCACCCAAAATTGCCGAATGCCTCTTTGCAAGTGGAAAGAAATCCGTATTCTCACGCCGGAAGCCACGAACAAAATTCAGGGAGAGCTTTGAATCACTATCCTGACGTTTGTGTGTTGGAGTATTCTTACTTTTGGCCATTGCCTCCTGCTTTGCGCGTGAGCTATTggcaaaaatttcacttttcaccCGATCCTCCAACTTCATGCGATTCCTATCGCTCGTGGGGACCTTTCCGGGCGCGTCATTCGTGCCATCGAGGCATTTTTTCATCTCCTGCGGTTGCAGGGATATCCGATCCCTCACACCACTCCCGCCATTCCCCTTCCTCTGCTCCAGCGTTCGCGATGctgggaaaaatctctcaatatCCCATTCACGCAATAAAACCCTCTCATCATTTTCCTGGCCATCACTGTTCTTCTTCTGATTCTGCTGCCACAATTTCCGCCCacggaatttttatttttacccccatttagagatttttttttcatcgttttTCATTTCCAAATTCCGTGCGATGTGCAGGATGTTTTGTTCCccgaatttcatttaatttattcgttCATTTGGATTTCAATttaggcatttttttttttgcaaatgatGTGTGCagtgtattatatatttatttttcatcgtgTTGTGTgtaatttaaaggaatttgCATAGAGGTGTGtgtttgtatttaaaaattataatttttttttaaaggaaaaaagggattcaaatatttttatcaatgttAGGATGGAGAGGaggtaaaagaaagaaaaaaaaagaaaaaatacataaaaattaaaataatgaacCATAACCAtttgttttttatatttttaaagcattttgtCTATCACTTTTGGCGTTTTTATCgcgaaattttaatttttttttcaaaatttcggcttttacatttttttttcttcaaatttccAAAAAGACATAAATTGTACTTTTCATTCTACTAACAcataaatacaacaaaaataaagACTTTCATGATAATCAACGCCTAATTAAAACACcataatattgtttttttttaaatattatttcatctaataaacaattattttgcaaattaattctccAACACCAATTAATACTGCTTTCAAACTAAAACcgaaattttgcaattgaaaaataaaaatagaaggAATTAATTCCCGTATTAATTGCAAGCTTTTCAactaatttatgtaaaaagtaaagaaaataaaacattaatattttagcaaaataaataaattgacgctcacaatatttatataaaatacgTGTACTTCTAAACATTTCTGGGGACATTTTCTCACAAAGCAGACAAAAATTTCCCTAAATGCGAAACTCTCACACATTTTGCTgaataaatagagaaaagaaaatattttgtttttgaaagataaaaaaaaactcaccctcTTCATAATTAGCGTACGATCGCCTTGATTTTGATCATCGTCATCTGGGGTGGGTGGCAATGGCCTATTGGGTGGACCACCTGATCCATGACTTGGCACTGGAGCGGCAGAATCCTCCGAGAGAACACTCAAACCGGGCCTGTATGAAAATTCAGGACTAACAGaacaaaatttcccaaaaaacacaaaataaacgcaaaaattgtgaattttaaattaagagaaaaaaaatgtgaaaatgtcgTTGAAATAtagttaaagtttaaaaaaaaataaataaaatgaataaattataaaaatggGAATGAGAcgaaatgtaaaaattattgttagaaattttgaaaattttcatgaaaaataaatttttgatttgtctttttttttatacaaaatgcattcgttttaattttaaagctttaaaacttttttttgggctaaataaataacaaaggTGAGGCTAAATAAATAGCCAAAATGgggttaaattaattattgatttctaagatttcttaaacAGCTATGacggtttttttctttaatttaataaatatttattttgacgtcaaaaaatgaaagctttaaatgacagaaaaaataacaaacaaaccgaaaagaaattttcaaagaaaagaaaattcaaacgttGCAACGTTAGACTTTTGACGCCCTAAACGTTCAAGAGAAGGAGACGTCAAATGGTAAACAATAGGTCAgacggtaaaaaaaaagacttttgaaacgtcaaacgttaaaaagaatCGTCGAGTGTTCGAGAAAATCATCAGACGTTTGAATAATAACGTCAAATGTTGAAAAAGGAACataaaaatgaacattttatgaaaaaataacataaaaccTTTGAAGAGTTCAAAcgtttgtaaagaatttttatgaaatcttTGGCGGTATTCtgagataaatataaagatcaaaataaagaaaaaaaccaagatttggtattctactttaaaattccaagaaattcacaggataatcttggaaattcaaaatatttcaaaatttggtattctaagatagagatttacggtcaaaccataacctaaaaatcttgtttcttcatacaacttccaagacttttagtattctgagatacgaatcaaaatcaaaatcaagatttacaaaatgagttgtcaaaagaggcttggataaaaatattccaagattctgtattctacgatagagatttacggtcttattataacgtaaaatgtcttggatttatgtgaaattccaagactGTTCAGAGGTTGCCTGAAAACTTGGTTTTTAAATGAGGTAAAGGCAAAGTAAATTCGCTATGGGAGGTATGAAAACTCTTGAACAAATAGGGGatgcagatgcaaaatgacgagtttttgccggatttgtgttcactccatcttgctattgatggagtgacGTCCGGAttagggatctcatcccaggattgtcatatcctgggatactggtgcaaaaatgtttgtttttcgccggaattgtggtcacttctcattggtaatgataaagtgacttccggattggggatctcatcccaggattgtcacatccttaacaatcctgggatgctggtgcaaaattgtgggtttttcgccggatttatggtcacttctcctttgttatgataaagtgacctccggattgggaatctcatcccaggattgtcacatcctggacaatcctgggatgctggtgtaaaattgtgggtttttcgccggaattgtggtcattcctgattggtaatgatggagtgacctccagattgaggatctcatcccaggattatcaagtccAGGACAATTcagggatgctggtgcaaaattctgggtttttcgccggatttatggtcacttctcattagtaatgttggagtgaccactactctggcgaaaaaaccacaattttgcaccagcatcccaggattgtccagggcTTGATAATCCTGGAATGAGAtcctcaatccggaggtcacttcatcattaccaatcaggagtgaccataaatccggcgaaaaacccacaattttgcaccagcatcccaggattgtcccggatgtgacaatcctgggatgagatccccaatccggaggtcactttatcattaccaatgagaagtgaccacaattccggcgaaaaacaaacatttttgcaccagcatcccaggatatgacaatcctgggatgagatccctaatccgaaggtcactccatcaattGCAAGAAGAAGTGACCATGATTCCtacgaaaaattcaaaatttttcagtagCATACCCATCTTTGTGGGTACAGTTACCACCAAATTATCATAATCTGGAGGCAGAAAGCAACTCTCTGacaatatacctacattcCATTCCCGGAGCAATAATGCCTGGGAATAATAGCCGAGATTATACAATCAAGGCTACTGCATGTAATGGTCataaggaagaaattcccataaagtgttttttcgttcaattgtcatccgagagtgaacgagaaagcgcaatataaaaaattaatgcgttagaaagagatatcgctaaagttttcttggcgcgaagctgaaaccaagaaactgacaagtaggataacgcaaattttgattttacttttctggataattcgtcgtaaagtagaataccgacagtcttggtctttattttgatttttatcttgatcttgaaaggcttctctatcctagaataccaccccttatttctaacgtttgtaaaatttaaagaaatcctGTAATCCAAAAGCGAGTACTCTGTGCAAGATTGTTTTAAGTCGagtttaaatacaaaattttcatttaatttacaattattttctccCCATTAGAACACTGTTTTCCTCTGATTaattcaaacgttaaaaaaaaagtttcaaaaagtCAAAACTGAATGCATTTCAGTGGAATTTCGCAATGAAAGatgaatgatttaattaactttttctctgtgtgtaaAAACCGTTAAGTATATAGTTCACGTAAAGTAGGTACTTACAGTGGTTTCGGTGGATCACTAGCTAGGAGTGTACCATCATTCCTTGTCCCACCATTTGCCTCCTCTGGCTCACTATCTGTATCCGAACTCTCAATTGGATCCAACGGGTTGACAGTTGATTGTGCATGATGATTGTTTGGCGGCGCCGGTGCTGGCTTCGATGGCACAGATGATGCTGAATTTGACCCCTGACGACTATTCCGTGGCGGTGCTTCGGGTTGAGCTTGTTGCTGCTGCGACTGTTGAGAGACCCCCAATTCATTTAATTGTGCCGCAATCATGTCCAAATCCTATTGTTTGTGCGCGCGCCCCCCGGTCACAAAGTTAAGAACAAAAGGTCTCCTTATTTCATTTGCcattttaaaccatttttttttcaatttatcaacaattcgtttttttttattttgctaattaattaaaataaaacaatgagAAGCTTCTTTTTGTTTCGAAAagaagtaaaacaaaaattttttttcgccttcatgcaatttttctcattttatgctttaatgttctttcatttaaaaaggagtttatgcagtgttcttgaaaaaaaacttcctcatattacaaaataattttaaccaattttgttttgtagagaataaaaataggATGGGAAATCGCTAAAGAAACATCccaattagaaaaaaaaaacctacaaagattatcgaaaaaaaaatataaaatttcgtcgccatttgcaatttttatccttttgaaatttcgaaacatttttttgtagtttatcggctttttttctatatgatCCCAGTGAAAATTTGGGAGtttctttaatgatttttaaaccttttttgattgtctacaaaataaaattagtcaaaattgttttatcaATGATGCAGTTTTTCTAAGAACTCTGCATAATCTCCTTTCTACGTTGAAAATTAATGCGAGTTttctaattattcttttagcattaatttagcagcattaaattgtttgatttttattaaaaaagcagcgaaagaaatattaaatttttttaaaagatttactAATGCAGAGTTTTCTGGTCATTTGTCACAAGAAGACCTTTTGATGCACAAACTTTTTATTGccaaatgttttttcttaaagaattattctattttttgaaattttttttacaaagacagaaaatgaataaaaatcttaaaaaagtATATACATAGGAGCTATGtagatatttcaaaataaaacattcataacgaaaaaaaaactatttctgACAACATACCTCAGGTCTTCGTGGTGGAAGCTTTTACATATGTTCATGTTATGTATcacagcataaaaaaatgtacagaaAAATAACGAACAATGTGCAGGAAAGACATTCTCGAGCATTTGGTGttgtgcatattttttttttgaagaaatttatgcgtgatttgaatttttaatgttttttttatgtcacaaaatattcaacgACATTTGAGTGGATTTAGAGGTGTGAAGGTGTTTTTTACGTGTATAAATTTGTGCAGCAGGCAAACACaacaacataaataaaaattgtacattattattgaaatattgtGGGTGCGTGTGATTTGAAGAACAAAACAGCCCAGGAATacatgaaacaaaaaaaaagaaagaaagaaacacGTGTAAAGCAgcaaaataaaagacttttctttttgaaaaaaataaataaaattaacataaatgtggaaaatatataaatagacGAAATTTGCGTcaaaagagaaggaaattcataattttttctttgataaaatctttttgcttttgtggaatttctttctcttttatcttcttatttaacaaaataattacttCGTACACAGCTTAAGAGGGGTCTCTTGGGAGAACCATTGGTATTGAAacattctaaatattttcatttttctattgaagagtaagaaaatcactttccaccatcttaggtgcgacgctatcttgtgattttctgacttttccacagaactgccctaaaacgcaaaggtaggtttttctccgAATCTACtagatggattttgatgggataAAAAGGAAATGCAAGAAGACATGTCAGTTGAAAATGAACCggaacagaattttgaatttccattctgggactgagaaaagtggaaaaacgtcaaaaaattgtgaacaaaaatcacattttttttttcattttttcatctccagaatggaaattcaaaattctgttccggtacatttttCACTGACATGTCTtctttcatttgcattttaccccatcaaaatccatcaagtagatcctgagaaaaccctacctttgtgtttttaggaaaatcacaagatggcgtcgcacctaagatggtggaaagtgatttttttttcaataataagtctttaaaaacACTTAATTTCACCaactctcaaaagagacctcccttaataaattttcagcaacaaattaaatgaaagaaatcaatgaaaatgagaCTCACCATTGGCTTAAACATATTCTGAGAATTCCTCTGAGCCTGCTGCGGTGTCTGTTGCTGCGCCTGTGACGATCCGGAACTCCTTGGCGTCGGCGGGAGCGGTCTATTGGCATGCTGAGACCCATCTGAGACAATTAATCTCTGCGGCAATGCCGGTCGTGACGGTGGCCCCGGTTCCTCAATTGCCGGCTTTTCGGCACCACGATGGGGCTTTTGATTGCGATTTGGTTGCGGTTGTTGCTCCTGCGCCATTGTGCGTCCCTCCTGGATTTGCTGGAAATTGCGCCTGAGTGTATCACCGCCGGGTGCTTGAATGATTGAGGACGGCTCCCCAGCAGTCTGGGGCTCTTCGTCATCATTGTCCGAGCCAGAGTACCGATAGTCCTCACGACTCTCCTGCTTGCGCTTCTTGCATCGGTCGATATGATCCTTCAGCTGAATTCGCACCTGTCGCTCAGTTGGTTGCTCCTTGATAAAGGGATGCTTGAGTAGTTGCTCTGTGTAAGGCCGCTGATGATAGTCTTTCACTAAATTCagagagaagatttttttctcattctctgtttcttttcttgcattttttttaagtttagaaactaaatttcacttttaaaaaaacttcGGTTAAAATCACTGAAGTAATCAGTAAAAAGgcattttaacaaaatatatcaattattttaacttaatttcACGATACAATTTGATAAAGCTTGAtaagaggtctgaaattttgataggttgtaggggacatcaagaccTATCCAACGATatctcattttcaaaaatcggtcaagccgtttattcaatatggccgccacaatttttcatcgaaagtCGACTATAACTCGAAGAcggtttgaccgattttgatcaactcgggctcaaatgaaagatctaaacaaaccctacaactctctagaacatccaaagtttcaaaagtaaCCGCTacggggccaaaaatcaagaactaaattttcgataaatatctcgaaaacgccattaccgattttcctcaaatttttatatatcataacctactataacatctttttattaaaaaaaaatgaaaaaaatatgtcgccattttgaaaatactgagtttcaactttgacatgtcatatcttgggTTCTACaaatccgattttgatcaaatcaggcgcaaatgaaaggtttcatgaAACTCTACAAATTTCTAGAATATTGCAACTTCGGAAAATGACTGCGAAaagcgctaaagtcaaaattaaaattttcgaaaatgccattatcgatttacttcacattttaatttttaacagtgTAATAGTAAAATTTGGagtaattttcatgtttatttGAACcgtcttttattaatttggcaaattcccaaaaaatgaagaaaactcaAAACCTTCAGCTTGATCTTAAACATTGAAACTTGCATTGAAAGCAAACATGAGAGACACTGCATTGCATGAAGAGACAgcaattttaatggaaaactctctttttttttttacttatattGCTGAACTTTTACTCTATTCTCTGCCACACTAATTATACATTATTTTGTTGTCTCTCCTCCACCCCAGACTCTCATTGTTTATGCTAATTAATGGTACATAAcaagcaagaagaaaaaaaccatcaGACGTGACACAAATTAATGTCAAATGATGGATTTTCAATAGAAcgtattttatattgaaaattcacgTTAAATTGGAAACAAAATTAGGGAGGAAGTGATAGAAATCTTTTCTCATGCAAAGAATATGGAGGAAGATTGAGTCTCTGCACAGTCCATGATTCATCACTTTTTTGCccattctttctctctctttcatttaattggattaattaatgaaaatcatGTGAAACGATGCAGTGTTGCATTTGAGACAACCAATATATAAAGCAATACCGGAGAGTCAAGGTCCACAGAGGCCATCAATCTGCACTcaattgcatttaattgatCATACAATAATagtttattcaaataataaagAGTCTCTAAAAGTCtctggaatttcttctttttctcattcaatttaatcCGCGCAGCATGAAACTTACCAAGAACTGTATCGATGAATCCCTGAAATTTCTTCGACCACTTCCGTGACTTTAAGCGCGGGGGTGAATTTCGTGGAATGAGAAAGAGTGCACGCATTGGATGCAAATCACAGAGTGGTGGTTGTGATTCAGCCATTTCCAATGCTGTTATTCCCAATGACCACAAATCACTTCGATTGTCATACGTTGCATCCGGATTCTCATCGCAGGCAATCACCTCTGGTGCCATCCAATAGGGTGTACCTGTTCCAGGCAATAAGACAccaaacacacacaaaatattgatttaggAAACCTCCCAAAAAGATTTAACATTTTACtagattaaatttcattcaatatttaaGGGGATTTTGTATTGTAGTCTGATACAAGATATTTGTGCTTCTTATCCCTAAATAATCATTCAGAGGGTATtcaattgtgtgaaaaaatgaaaaaatattttattttatcaagaaaattacaaaataacattttaatttaaaatattccatagaaaaaaaaatcataaagtttATGCTAAATAACAATCTCTTTGATGAAATGGTTAAGTTTGTGGCACAATCGTTAAAATACACAGCTCATGTCTAAAAGGTAGTCGGTTCGAGAACAGAACcagaggatttttttccttcttcgaCGGTGTctattatttaatgaaatgtgaataaatagaaagaatattaatttcaaagaaaaattctcattttttaactaataaattcaaggaaagcattttcattggctttattttcaataataaattaatttgaaaagaacaATAGAAGAcatttatcaagaaaattgataGATTGACAGTCgggattaaaaattaaagtcgGTTTATAAGTCGGTTTTAAGGTTTtaggtcagtttttttttaagtttgacttaaaatttgtaagtcggtcttgaaatttttaagtcggtattttagttttaagtctgtttttttaaagtttgacttaaaatttgtaagtcggtcttgaaatttttaagtcagttaacattttacaaattttgatgtttagAGATTTTCAGATGCACTTTTTTGAacttaaaacttaaaattttaaagtcagAGTTataaaattgacttaaaaccttaagaccgacttccaaattttaagtcagacttttaaaaaaaaaactgaattaaaaatttattaccgacttaaaaactttaagCCAGActcaaaattttaagtcagacttaaaaaaaactgacttaaaaccttaagaccgacttaaatttttaagcccagctgagtagtgaattccacccTAAAAAATGTTCCATCTAAAAAATGCCTCCATGTTGTAATACCTCCCAAAAACCCCCAACTACTtctcacaaataaattttgaactttaatttcagagaaaaat is part of the Lutzomyia longipalpis isolate SR_M1_2022 chromosome 3, ASM2433408v1 genome and harbors:
- the LOC129791748 gene encoding serine/threonine-protein kinase mig-15 isoform X17, which produces MAHQMPSVNCSLDDIDLNALKDPAGIFELIEVVGNGTYGQVYKGRHTKTGQLAAIKVMDVTEEEEQEIKLEINVLKKYSNHRNIATYYGAFIKKSPAGKDDQLWLVMEYCGAGSVTDLVKSTKGQSLKEEWIAYICREILRGLSYLHTNKVIHRDIKGQNVLLTDNAEVKLVDFGVSAQLDRTIGRRNTFIGTPYWMAPEVIACDENPDATYDNRSDLWSLGITALEMAESQPPLCDLHPMRALFLIPRNSPPRLKSRKWSKKFQGFIDTVLVKDYHQRPYTEQLLKHPFIKEQPTERQVRIQLKDHIDRCKKRKQESREDYRYSGSDNDDEEPQTAGEPSSIIQAPGGDTLRRNFQQIQEGRTMAQEQQPQPNRNQKPHRGAEKPAIEEPGPPSRPALPQRLIVSDGSQHANRPLPPTPRSSGSSQAQQQTPQQAQRNSQNMFKPMLPPRRPESQQQQAQPEAPPRNSRQGSNSASSVPSKPAPAPPNNHHAQSTVNPLDPIESSDTDSEPEEANGGTRNDGTLLASDPPKPLPGLSVLSEDSAAPVPSHGSGGPPNRPLPPTPDDDDQNQGDRTLIMKRQNQKKNSDGQENDERVLLREWDIERFFPASRTLEQRKGNGGSGVRDRISLQPQEMKKCLDGTNDAPGKVPTSDRNRMKLEDRVKSEIFANSSRAKQEAMAKSKNTPTHKRQDSDSKLSLNFVRGFRRENTDFFPLAKRHSAILGERAATGQSPSDPNIVQRSSGIFQRRPKVGAEPILTDYRESSPASTTKDAKTSTKTPSRPLDFLRPRREKTESVIVIRNSATRQLLFGQQQNRGGESSGGLGTPGTRTSSVLPDLLSQASPATPPRHDKSQSEEKQRSFLTFGFGAGGSGPSRRESHVNVNVTPTSHDAASDTPEIRKYKKRFNSEILCAALWGVNLLIGSENGLMLLDRSGQGKVYQLISRRRFQQMEVLEGQNILVTISGKKNRVRVYYLSWLKSKILRTDGLSDQVERRNGWINVGDLQGAVHFKIVKYERIKFLVIALKDSIEIYAWAPKPYHKFMAFKSFGELHHRPLLVDLTIEESSRLKVIYGSAEGFHAVDLDSASVYDIYLPKHTQGPIIPHCIVTLPNSNGMQLLLCYDNEGVYVNTIGKVSKNIVLQWGEMPTSVAYIGTGQIMGWGNKAIEIRSVESGHLDGVFMHKKAQRLKFLCERNDKVFFSSAKGASSCQIYFMTLNKPGMANWCA
- the LOC129791748 gene encoding serine/threonine-protein kinase mig-15 isoform X14, producing the protein MAHQMPSVNCSLDDIDLNALKDPAGIFELIEVVGNGTYGQVYKGRHTKTGQLAAIKVMDVTEEEEQEIKLEINVLKKYSNHRNIATYYGAFIKKSPAGKDDQLWLVMEYCGAGSVTDLVKSTKGQSLKEEWIAYICREILRGLSYLHTNKVIHRDIKGQNVLLTDNAEVKLVDFGVSAQLDRTIGRRNTFIGTPYWMAPEVIACDENPDATYDNRSDLWSLGITALEMAESQPPLCDLHPMRALFLIPRNSPPRLKSRKWSKKFQGFIDTVLVKDYHQRPYTEQLLKHPFIKEQPTERQVRIQLKDHIDRCKKRKQESREDYRYSGSDNDDEEPQTAGEPSSIIQAPGGDTLRRNFQQIQEGRTMAQEQQPQPNRNQKPHRGAEKPAIEEPGPPSRPALPQRLIVSDGSQHANRPLPPTPRSSGSSQAQQQTPQQAQRNSQNMFKPMLPPRRPEDLDMIAAQLNELGVSQQSQQQQAQPEAPPRNSRQGSNSASSVPSKPAPAPPNNHHAQSTVNPLDPIESSDTDSEPEEANGGTRNDGTLLASDPPKPLPEFSYRPGLSVLSEDSAAPVPSHGSGGPPNRPLPPTPDDDDQNQGDRTLIMKRQNQKKNSDGQENDERVLLREWDIERFFPASRTLEQRKGNGGSGVRDRISLQPQEMKKCLDGTNDAPGKVPTSDRNRMKLEDRVKSEIFANSSRAKQEAMAKSKNTPTHKRQDSDSKLSLNFVRGFRRENTDFFPLAKRHSAILGERAATGQSPSDPNIVQRSSGIFQRRPKVGAEPILTDYRESSPASTTKDAKTSTKTPSRPLDFLRPRREKTESVIVIRNSATRQLLFGQQQNRGGESSGGLGTPGTRTSSVLPDLLSQASPATPPRHDKSQSEEKQRSFLTFGFGAGGSGPSRRESHVNVNVTPTSHDAASDTPEIRKYKKRFNSEILCAALWGVNLLIGSENGLMLLDRSGQGKVYQLISRRRFQQMEVLEGQNILVTISGKKNRVRVYYLSWLKSKILRTDGLSDQVERRNGWINVGDLQGAVHFKIVKYERIKFLVIALKDSIEIYAWAPKPYHKFMAFKSFGELHHRPLLVDLTIEESSRLKVIYGSAEGFHAVDLDSASVYDIYLPKHTQGPIIPHCIVTLPNSNGMQLLLCYDNEGVYVNTIGKVSKNIVLQWGEMPTSVAYIGTGQIMGWGNKAIEIRSVESGHLDGVFMHKKAQRLKFLCERNDKVFFSSAKGASSCQIYFMTLNKPGMANWCA